A region from the Deinococcus betulae genome encodes:
- the purH gene encoding bifunctional phosphoribosylaminoimidazolecarboxamide formyltransferase/IMP cyclohydrolase encodes MTDGAKQTGRRRALLSVSDKTGVTEFAQQLAARGWEILSTGGTYRSIVDAGVPARQVSDVTGFPEMLDGRVKTLHPAIHGGILARREQAHLAQLDEHDIGTIDLVCVNLYPFRETVARGAAFDEVIENIDIGGPAMIRSAAKNHAGVLVLVDPADYSLALQDEVSSADRQRLAAKAYRHTSEYDAAITAYLEGAADELPTALPERLTLNLTRAAQVRYGENPHQPGAIYRLGEARGPVLDAQVLSGKPMSFNNYADADAAWTLCQELAAQEAAVPDHAAVCVAVKHANPCGVALAPDVKVAWERARDADTLSVFGGVVAVSAPVTLEAAQAMRGTFLEVLIASEVTPEAVAWFAEKKPDLRVLVAAQAQGVSVLDVRPLTGGFAVQERDTRPWDDLCPEVVTERQPTEQEWLDLRFAWATVKQARSNAVVLARGGVTVGLGAGAVSRIWAAERAVANAGERAQGAVLASEAFFPFDDVVRLAARAGVSAILQPGGAKRDPEVVAACNELGLSMVFTGSRHFRH; translated from the coding sequence GTGACAGACGGGGCCAAGCAGACAGGCAGGCGGCGCGCACTTCTTTCGGTCAGCGACAAGACGGGCGTCACCGAGTTCGCGCAGCAACTCGCGGCGCGTGGCTGGGAAATTCTGAGCACCGGCGGCACCTACCGCAGCATCGTGGACGCCGGCGTGCCGGCGCGGCAGGTCAGCGACGTGACTGGCTTTCCCGAGATGCTGGACGGCCGCGTCAAGACCCTGCACCCCGCCATCCACGGCGGCATTCTGGCCCGGCGCGAGCAGGCTCACCTGGCCCAGCTGGACGAGCACGACATTGGCACCATTGACCTGGTCTGCGTCAACCTCTATCCCTTCCGCGAGACCGTGGCGCGCGGGGCCGCGTTTGACGAGGTCATTGAGAACATTGACATTGGCGGCCCCGCCATGATTCGCTCGGCGGCCAAGAATCACGCAGGCGTGCTGGTGCTGGTGGACCCCGCTGACTACTCGCTGGCCCTGCAAGATGAGGTGAGCAGCGCCGACCGTCAGCGCCTGGCCGCCAAAGCCTACCGCCACACCAGCGAGTATGACGCGGCCATCACTGCGTATCTGGAAGGCGCGGCAGACGAGCTGCCCACGGCCCTGCCCGAACGGCTGACGCTGAACCTGACCCGAGCGGCGCAGGTGCGCTACGGCGAGAACCCTCACCAGCCCGGCGCAATCTACCGACTGGGCGAGGCGCGCGGCCCCGTGCTGGACGCCCAGGTGCTGAGCGGCAAGCCCATGAGTTTTAACAATTACGCCGACGCCGACGCCGCCTGGACGCTGTGTCAGGAGCTGGCGGCGCAGGAAGCGGCGGTGCCGGACCACGCGGCCGTATGCGTGGCGGTCAAGCACGCCAACCCCTGCGGCGTGGCCCTGGCCCCAGACGTGAAGGTGGCCTGGGAACGCGCCCGCGACGCTGATACCCTGAGTGTGTTTGGAGGCGTGGTGGCCGTCAGCGCCCCGGTGACGCTGGAGGCCGCCCAGGCCATGCGCGGCACCTTTCTGGAAGTGCTGATTGCCTCAGAAGTCACGCCCGAAGCCGTAGCCTGGTTTGCCGAGAAGAAACCAGACCTGCGCGTGCTGGTGGCCGCGCAGGCGCAGGGCGTCAGCGTGCTGGACGTGCGCCCCCTGACCGGCGGCTTTGCCGTGCAGGAGCGTGACACCCGCCCCTGGGATGACCTGTGCCCCGAAGTGGTGACGGAGCGCCAGCCCACCGAGCAGGAGTGGCTTGACCTGCGCTTTGCCTGGGCCACCGTCAAGCAGGCCCGCAGCAACGCCGTAGTGCTGGCCCGCGGGGGCGTGACTGTGGGCCTGGGGGCCGGAGCTGTCAGCCGCATCTGGGCCGCCGAGCGCGCTGTGGCCAACGCGGGTGAGCGGGCGCAGGGCGCCGTGCTGGCCAGCGAAGCCTTCTTCCCCTTCGACGATGTCGTGCGCCTGGCGGCCCGCGCAGGGGTCAGCGCCATTCTGCAACCCGGCGGCGCCAAACGGGACCCCGAAGTCGTGGCCGCCTGCAACGAACTGGGCCTGAGCATGGTGTTCACCGGGTCGCGCCACTTCCGGCACTGA
- a CDS encoding winged helix-turn-helix transcriptional regulator: MSTEHTGFCPIYRAIGVLQEKWVLHIVRALLSGEKGFNELARAVGGCNSATLTQRLEHLEQLSLIDKRTEDSHGKLARSVYSLTPAGLELQSVIDAIGHWAQLHLEVPGPQEHGAETAPC, translated from the coding sequence ATGAGCACGGAACACACTGGTTTTTGCCCGATTTACCGGGCCATCGGGGTGTTGCAGGAAAAATGGGTGCTGCATATCGTGCGCGCCCTGCTGAGCGGGGAAAAGGGGTTTAACGAACTGGCCCGCGCCGTTGGCGGCTGCAACAGCGCAACCCTGACGCAGCGCCTGGAACACCTGGAACAGCTGAGCCTGATTGACAAGCGCACCGAGGACAGCCACGGCAAGCTGGCGCGCAGCGTCTACAGCCTGACCCCCGCTGGCCTGGAGTTGCAAAGCGTCATTGACGCCATTGGCCACTGGGCGCAGCTGCACTTGGAGGTGCCTGGGCCTCAAGAACATGGGGCGGAAACGGCGCCCTGCTAG
- a CDS encoding nitroreductase family protein, whose translation MTATATRALSVQEAIETRRSIRKYVQEPLNQDDLREILRLASLAPSAWNAQTWRFAVVQNPELQAKLQDAAYGQGQVTNAPAVIVVYSDMEDTLNTVEDTAHPGMGEQGRTGQRATFDNVFGSQPVAQRGAWGLSQANIAFGFLMLAARSLGYDTVPMLGFQPDKVKEILGLPEHVQFAGLLPLGKRAEDGFPHHRHSVERITKFY comes from the coding sequence ATGACTGCAACCGCCACCAGAGCCCTGAGCGTCCAAGAAGCCATCGAGACCCGCCGCAGCATCCGCAAGTACGTGCAAGAGCCCCTGAACCAGGACGACCTGCGCGAAATCCTGCGCCTCGCCAGCCTGGCCCCCAGCGCCTGGAACGCCCAGACCTGGCGCTTTGCCGTGGTGCAGAACCCCGAACTCCAGGCCAAGCTGCAAGACGCCGCCTACGGCCAGGGCCAGGTCACGAACGCGCCCGCCGTCATCGTGGTCTACAGCGACATGGAAGACACCCTGAACACCGTGGAAGACACCGCTCACCCCGGCATGGGTGAGCAGGGCCGCACCGGCCAGCGCGCCACCTTTGACAACGTGTTCGGCAGCCAGCCCGTCGCGCAGCGCGGCGCCTGGGGCCTGAGCCAGGCCAACATCGCCTTTGGCTTCCTGATGCTGGCCGCCCGCAGCCTGGGCTACGACACCGTGCCCATGCTGGGCTTCCAGCCCGACAAGGTCAAAGAAATCCTGGGCCTGCCCGAGCACGTTCAGTTTGCCGGCCTGCTGCCCCTGGGCAAGCGCGCCGAAGACGGCTTCCCCCACCACCGCCACAGCGTCGAGCGCATCACCAAGTTCTACTAA
- a CDS encoding alcohol dehydrogenase catalytic domain-containing protein: MPQPGPGQVRVRVEATGVNYADVLARRGGYGPGGRLPFVPGLDAAGVVDALGEDVTGLAVGQRVACFTIGGSYATEVLAPATFCLPLADEGLPSRARHWWPFRPLTGSCRLPTFSPAKRC, from the coding sequence TTGCCGCAGCCGGGCCCAGGGCAGGTGCGGGTGCGTGTTGAGGCCACGGGCGTCAATTACGCCGATGTTCTGGCCCGCCGGGGCGGGTATGGGCCAGGTGGACGGCTCCCCTTTGTGCCAGGGCTTGACGCGGCTGGGGTGGTGGACGCCCTGGGTGAAGACGTCACGGGCCTGGCGGTGGGGCAGCGGGTGGCGTGCTTCACCATTGGCGGCAGCTACGCCACCGAGGTGCTGGCCCCGGCCACCTTCTGTTTGCCTCTGGCTGATGAAGGGCTGCCGAGCAGGGCGCGGCACTGGTGGCCCTTTCGACCGCTGACGGGGTCTTGCAGGCTGCCGACCTTCAGCCCAGCGAAACGGTGTTGA
- a CDS encoding quinone oxidoreductase family protein encodes MQAADLQPSETVLIHAAGGGVGHLAVQLALGRGAQVLAVVGDEGRAEFVRGLGAGVVIHRHSQDFAAEVLAHTEGRGADVILDSIGGDTAERGLTCLARFGRLVTFGHAGGRPGLLPTAPLHREGRSVIGYSNGTLRQHRSDQARRVAQAALDTLARGEVRVHSGLRLPLAQAAEAHRQAEAGGVSGRITLLA; translated from the coding sequence TTGCAGGCTGCCGACCTTCAGCCCAGCGAAACGGTGTTGATTCACGCGGCGGGGGGAGGGGTCGGTCACCTGGCGGTGCAACTGGCCCTGGGCCGGGGCGCGCAGGTGCTGGCGGTGGTGGGCGACGAGGGCCGCGCCGAGTTCGTGCGGGGACTGGGGGCAGGGGTGGTAATTCACCGCCACAGTCAAGACTTCGCCGCCGAGGTGCTGGCCCATACCGAGGGACGCGGCGCCGACGTGATTCTGGATTCCATCGGGGGCGACACCGCCGAGCGGGGCCTGACCTGCCTGGCCCGGTTTGGCCGCCTGGTGACGTTCGGACACGCGGGCGGTCGCCCTGGCCTGCTGCCCACCGCGCCACTGCACCGCGAAGGCCGCTCTGTTATCGGGTACTCAAACGGCACCCTGCGCCAGCACCGCTCTGACCAGGCCCGCCGCGTGGCCCAGGCGGCGCTGGACACCCTGGCGCGGGGCGAGGTGCGCGTTCACAGCGGCCTGCGGTTACCACTGGCCCAGGCCGCCGAGGCCCACCGGCAAGCCGAGGCCGGCGGCGTGAGCGGCCGTATAACGCTGCTGGCCTGA